The nucleotide window TCCGGTAGGCCTGCTCGATGGGCTCGACCGAGATCGCGGCAAGGCACAGGAACAGCGCCGCGCCGACCAGATTGGCCAGCGTCATGGCAAGCGTCAGCACCGCGCCCGGCAGCTTTTCCAAAAGCAGCGTCATCTGCAGCAGCCGGTCCTGCAGCAGCGCCTTCATCGCCTGCAGGAAGGTGACGAGAACCAGGGCGATGGCGACGAGATCGGCCGTGCCGGCGAAGGGGCGCCCGAAGGCGAGGCGGGCGCACACGTCATAGACGATGAGCCCGGCACAGAGATAGACGACGAGGCTGCCGAGATCCGCCAGCAGGCTCGCCGCCCGGTTGATGAAGCGTTCCATGTCTTTCCACCGGTTGGACGGACGGCACAAGACGAAAGCCGGCCGGACATGGCGCCCGGCCGGCATCGCCCCACTCAGAACTGGTAGTCCGTCGGGAAGGTATAGCCTTCCTCGCCGAGGATCCGGATATAGGTCCTCAGCACCTCCGCGGTGGGATAGCCGCGATCTTCCAGGCCGGCAATCGAGGTGACCGGAATGTCGGTCACCGCCCGTGCCCAGCGGGCCCGCTGCTCGTCGGAAAGATCGCGCACGGTGATGCCCTCGGCCGCAAGCTTCTCGGCGAGCTGGCGGTCGCGCTCGGCGCTGCGCTCGGCAACGATCACCGCCGCCTCGGCCGCCACCTCGTCGATGATCGCCACCACGTCCTCGGGCAGCCGCTCGCGGGTGTCCTTGTTCATGAAGGAGACGAAGGTCGCCAGCGAGCCGAAGCCGGTCCGGGTGAAGGTCGAGGAGACTTCCTTGAGCTGGAAGGCCTCCATGCCGGAGATGAAGAACAGGCTGCCCTCGGCAAGGCCCGTCTGCATCGCCTGGTAGTGCTCGCCGATGCCGAGATTGACCGGAACGGCGCCGATGGGCACGAAGAGCGGCGCGTTGGTGCCGGCCATGGCGATGCGCCGGCCCTTGAGCTCGTCGATCGCCGTCCAGTCGAAGCTGGTGGCAAGGCCGTAGGCCTCGGTGACCATCATCGACAGGATATGGGCGTTGTAGGGCTCCATGCTCTCCTGCAGGCTCGGCACCTCGGCCAGCATGCGCGAGGCGACGCGGCCCTGCAGCACCGGATCGGATGTGGTGAAGGGGACCATGGCGCTGTAGTTCAAAAGCGCCGCCCGCGACTGCTCGAAGCCGATGGGCGACAAGCCGATGTCGAGCGTGCCGCGCTGCACTGCCTCGACGGCGCCGTCGACCTTGGCGACGCTGCCGCCCCAGGCCTTGATGAAGCGGATGTCGTGACCGGTTCGCTCCTTGACCCGCTTCTGCACCTCGTCGGCGAAGAACGTGTCATAGGTGGCGATATAGGTCAGGCCGGTCGTGTGACCGCCGCCCATGCGCAGCAGGAAGCTGTCCGCCTGCGCCCCGATGGTGCCGGCTAGCAGCAGCGCCGCCCCGCAGACGCTGCCGTGAAAACCCTTGATCCACGTGCCCAGTTTCATTTTTTTCCCTCCCAGGTATTCCTGCCTCAGATGGCGGCCAGCACAGTGCGTGCAAACTCCTCCGGGGCGTTGACATAAGGATAGTGTCCGCCGGAAATCTCCCGATGGACGGCCTCCGGCCAGCTGTCGCGGAACAAGGCCCTCGCCCGCTCGCCGACAATCGGATCGTCATGGCAGTCGACCACCGTCACCGGGCCGGCGAAGCGCTCGCGCAGCGGCACCGGCAGCGACGAGGTCACCTCCAGCAGGCGGCCCTTCAGGTCCTCCGCCGCCAGCCATCCGCTCATCGCCTGCAGCAGAAGTTCGGACAGCATCGCGGGCGGGGCAGAGGCCGCACGCTCGCGCCACTCCTCGCGAAGCGTCTCCGCCGGCGTTGCCGCGATGGCGGCATGGTCGAACAGCGGATGCGGCTTGAGATCCTCGGCTTCGACGAAGCCGTTGCACAGGATCAAGGCGTCGAACGGCCCGTCCGTGGCCGCATGCTGCAGCCACCAGGCGCTGTAGGAACAGCCCAAGGCGACCGGCGCCGCGAGCCCGAGCGCAAGTGCCAGGCGCTCGGTGCGCCGGGCAAGCTCGCGCGGGGCGAGCGTACCGGGATAGTCGACCAGCACCGGATCCACGCCGCCGGCCGCCAGCAGCGGCGCGGCAAGGCAGAAGAACTCGGAAGTGCCGCTCGCGCCCGGCAGCAGCAGCACGGGCCGGCCCGACGGCGAGGCGGCCCGGCGGAACGACAGGGCGCCGTCCGCGCCCTGCGTCCTGGGGAAAGCCGCATCCAGTGCGGCGAGCGGCTCCCCCGTCAGGTGTGTGCCAGGGACCATCAGCTTTCCAGCAGGCCCCGTTCGCGCAGCTCGTCCATCGCGCCCGGCGAGAACTCGGCCTTCGGCTGGTTGCCGCCGATCACGAACATCAGCAGGTGCTCCTTGTCCGGCTCGTCGAACGTGATGTTCTCGAAACGGCGCTGCACGCCCGGGGGGAACGAGATAACGTCATGCGGGCCGAGCTCGAACGCCTCGACCTGGCCGTCGACTTCCCACGAACAGCGCCAGCGGCCGGTCATCGGAATGAAGGTCTCGTTGGTGTCGTGGTTGTGCATCATCGGTCCCTTGCCGGGCTTGGCATGGCAATAGCCCAGATTGAAGCCCTCGGAGATCTTGATCGATGCGTTTTCCGCGGCCTGGGCACCGACCGGCGAGGTGGTGGCGACATCCGCCCCCTCCGGCGGCTGGAAGCCGACGACGTTGTACAGCGTGCGCTTGCACTCCGGATGATCGCTGTCCGGCAGTCCGCCGTCGAACCCCTTGAGTTCGGAGAAAAGGGCAACGCGCTTGCGCATCTCTTCACGGGTGACGCGGATCGTCTTCAAAGCCATTACGACCTCCCTGGCCTGTTTGCGTGATGACCGGCACTGCCGGTTTTGCCCTCCGTGCAACTACGGAGAACTATCACGATGGAGAATGGCGCGAGGGGATCGTTTGCAGCAATCGGCTGGCCTTGATATGCTTCATTCGATTTCCGAATAGCTGAAGAGTATGAAATGGCTGGCCCCGACTACAGCCTGAAGGACCTGCGGGCGCTCGATGCCTTGCTGCGCGACCGGCATGTCAGCCAGGCGGCGAACCGGCTCGGCATGAGCCAGCCGGCGATGAGCATGACCTTGAAGCGCCTGCGCGCGGTCTTCGACGATCCGCTGCTGATCCGCCAGGGCAACAAGCATGTCCTGACCGATGTGGCGCGCGGCCTGCACGAGCGCGTACAGATCCTGATCCGCGAGATGGAAGGTCTGGTCGACGACAGCGGCGGCTTCGATCCGCTGCGCTCGCGCCGCACCTTCACGCTGATCCTGACCGACTATATCGACGCGATCCTGATCCCCTCGCTGCAGCAGCGGTTCAGGGACCTCGCACCGGAGGTGCGGCTGCGCATCGTCGGGCCGGACCCGTTCCGCCTCGCGCGCGTCTTCGGCGAGGGCAGCGTCGACCTGACGGTGTCGTATTTTCCCGATGCGCCGGGCGACCTGATCTCGCGCCGGATGTTTTCCGACAGGATGGTGTGCCTTGCCAGGCACGGCAATCCGGCGATTTCCGGCGAGCTGACGCTTGCCCGCTTCTGCAATCTCGACCATGTCGCCATCGAGCCGGCCGAGGCGACCATGTACCGCGCGGTGCTGGACGAATCCCTAGCCAAGCTGAACCTGGTGCGCCGGGTGGCGATCTCCAAGCCGGACTTCGTCGGCGTGCCGTTCCTGCTCGAGCGGTCGGACCTCGTGGCGACCATGCCCGAGCGGCTCGCCCGGCTGTTCACCGCGAAATTCGACCTCGTCACCTTCTCGCCGCCGATGGACCTGCCGCCGCTCGACATCCAGATGATGTGGCACAAGAGCACCCACCTGTCGCCGGCCCATGTCTGGCTGCGCGATCAGGTGATCCAAGTCTGCCGGCAGCAATCGCCGGGGACCGATGGCGACTGAGGCGGCCGTCAGGCGCCGTTGAGCGCGCGCCGTGCCAGCCGGTCGAGCGATTGCAGGAAGCGGGAGCGGTCGGACCTGGAAAAGGCGCGCCCGCCACCCTGGTGGAAGGGATCGGCGGCACGGATGTCCTGCATCAGGTCGCGGGTTGCGAGCCGGCCGCCGATATTGGCCGTATCGAGGATCTGGCCGTCGTGCTGCAGCACATGCGCCCCCGCCTTCACGCAGCGGTCGGCAAGCGGCAGGTCGGCGGTGACCACCACATCGCCCGGACCGCAGTGCTCGGCGATCCACTTGTCGGCCTCATCCGGGCCTTCCGCAACGATCTTCAGGGATATCAGCCGGTTGGAGGGCGGACGCAGGCCGCCGTTGCACACGAGCACGACCGGAACATCGAGCCGGCTCGCCACGCGCTCGACCTCGTCCTTCACCGGACAGGCATCGGCATCGACATAGATCGTGGTCACGCCTCTACTCCCCTCACCGCTCACGCATGGCGGGCACGGCTTTGCGAACCGCGCCGACGCCGGCCCTTATAGGGGCTCTTTCGAGGGAGCGAAATCCGGGCGGAGAAAATCGCCCGGAAATCGGCACGGGAGGGTCAGGCGGCCTGCTTCGGCTTGCGGATGGCGGGAGCTGCCTCGACCACCAGCGGATCAAAGCCGGACCCGTTCTCCGCCAGCATGGCGAAGAGCTGATTGCGCATGCGCGGCTCCCAGAACTTGCTGATGTGATCGGCGATCCCGGCCACCGCCTCGTCATGCGGGCGGGTCCGGAAGAAGCCGGCGATCTGGTTGGCCATGTAAGTCAGTTTGTCAGGCGACATCTTTGAGGCTTCCCCCGATGATCCTTTGCGGATGCGTGAAGAGTTCGAATTCGTCGCCGCGCGCGACGGCCGCGAGGGTGATGCCGGCGGCCTCGGCCTCGTCGACGGCAAGGGCGGTGGGCGCGGAGACCGCGACGAGGATGCCGCAGCCGGCGACCGCCGTCTTCTGCACCAGTTCGATGGACAGCCGGCTGGTGAGGACGATGGCCCCCGTCGCCATGTCGATCCCGGCCCGCGCCGCCGCGCCGATCAGCTTGTCGAGCGCATTGTGCCGGCCGACATCCTCGCGCACCAGAACGAGCCCGTGCTCGCTCTGGTAGAAGCCGGCCGCGTGGACGGCACGCGTACGCAGGTTCAGCGCCTGCATCTTGGCCATCGCGGCGACGGCCCGCGACACCTCGGCCGGCGCGAGCCGGACCCCGGCGGCGACGGGCGCGATCTCGCGCATCGCCGCCTCCAGGCTCTCGATGCCGCACAGCCCGCAGCCGACCGGCCCGGCCATCGACCGGCGCCGCTCGCCGAGCCGCGCGCTGGCGTCGCCGGCAAGGCTGACCTGCAGGTCGAGGCCGCGGCCGCAATCGACCGCGGCGACCTCCTCGACCTCCGCCACCGAGGCGACGAGCCCCTCGGTCAGCGAGAAGCCGTAGGCGAGATCCTCCAGATCGGCCGGTGTTGCCATCAGCACGGCATGGGACGTGCCGTTGTAGCTGATCGCCACCGCCACCTCCTCCGCAAGCTCCCTGGTGGAGGCGGAGAAGCGGCCGTTGCGATAGGCGGTGCCGGAGGCGGGGCGATGGGTGACCATGCGGCTACTCGGCAGCCTCGATCCGCCGCGACAGGGTCGAGAATTCCTCGTATTTCTCCTGCCAGTCGGTCGGGCCGTTGGACGGCATCACCTGCACCGCCGTCACCTTGTATTCCGGGCAGTTGGTCGCCCAGTCGGAATAGTCGGTGGTGATGACGTTGGCCTGCGTCGTCGGGTGATGGAAGGTGGTGTAGACGACGCCCGGCGACACGCGGTCGGTGATCTGCGCCCGCAAGGCCGTCTCGCCGGAACGGCTGGCGAGCTTCACCCAGTCGCCGTCCTTGACGCCGCGCGTTTCCGCGTCGTGCGGATGGATCTCCAGCACGTCCTCCGCATGCCAGACCACATTGGCGGTGCGCCGGGTCTGCGCGCCGACATTGTACTGCGACAGGATGCGCCCGGTGGTGAGCAGGAGCGGGAAGCGCGGCCCGGTCTTCTCGTCCGTTGCCACGTAGTCGGTGCGGATGAACCGCCCCCTGCCCCGCACGAAGCCGTCGACATGCATGATCGGCGAACCGTCCGGCGTCTTGTCGTTGCACGGCCACTGCACCGAGCCCTTCTTCTCCAGCATCTCGTAGGAGACATTGGCGAAGCTCGGCGTCGTCGCGGCGATCTCGTCCATGATCTGCGAGGGGTGGGTGTAGGACCAGTTGGCGCCCATCGCATTGGCCAGCATCTGGGTCACCTCCCAGTCCGCATAGCCGTTGCGCGGTGCCATCACCTTGCGGACCCGGTTGATCCGGCGCTCGGCGTTGGTGAAGGTGCCGTCCTTCTCCAGGAAGGTCGAGCCCGGCAGGAAGACATGGGCGTAGTTGGCGGTCTCGTTCAGGAAGAGGTCGTGGACGATGACGCAATCCATCGCCGCAAGGCCGGCCGAGACATGGCGCGTGTCGGGATCCGACTGCAGGATGTCCTCGCCCTGGCAGTAGAGCCCCTTGAAGGTGCCGTCGACCGCCGCATCCAGCATGTTGGGAATGCGCAGGCCCGGCTCGTCGGAGATCTCGACGCCCCACAGCTTTTCGAAGATGTCGCGCACCTCCTGGCCGTTGACATGCCGGTAGCCGGGCAGCTCGTGCGGGAACGAGCCCATGTCGCAGGAGCCCTGCACGTTGTTCTGGCCGCGCAGCGGGTTTACGCCGACGCCCGGCCGACCGATATTGCCGGTGAGCATGGCAAGGTTGGCGATGCCGATGACGGTGGTCGAGCCCTGGCTGTGCTCGGTGACGCCGAGGCCGTAATAGATCGCGCCGTTGCCGCCGCGAGCATAAAGCCGGGCCGCCTCGCGCAGCTCCTGCGCCGGGACGCCGGTCAGCGTCTCGACCGCTTCCGGGCTGTGCTTCGGGTCAGAGACGAACTCCACATAGTCCTGGAACTCGTCCCAGTCGCAGCGCTCGCGGATGAAGGTCTCGTCGAACAGCCCTTCGGTGACGATGACATGAGCCATCGCCGTCACCACGGCGACGTTCGTGCCCGGACGCAGCGCAAGGTGATGCGAGGCCTGTACATGCGGCGTCTTGACCAGGTCGATGCGGCGCGGGTCGACGACGATCAGCTTCGCCCCTTGGCGCAGCCGCTTCTTCAGCCGCGAGGCGAAGACGGGGTGCCCGTCGGTCGGATTGGCGCCGATCACCACGACCACGTCGGCATGCTGGACGCTGTCGAAGTCCTGGGTGCCGGCGGAGGTGCCGAAGGTCTGGCCGAGGCCGTAGCCGGTCGGCGAGTGGCAGACACGGGCGCAGGTGTCGGTGTTGTTGTTGCCGAAGACCGCGCGCGTCAGCTTTTGCACCAGATAGGTTTCCTCGTTGGTGCACCGCGAGGAGGTGATGACGCCGATGGCGTCCTTGCCGAGCTCGTACTGGATGGCCCGCAGCTTCGTCGCGGCGAAGCCCAGCGCCTCCTCCCAGGAGACTTCCCGCCAGGGGTCGGTGATCTTCTCGCGGATCATGGGGCTCAGGATCCGGTCCTTGTGCGCGGCATAGCCATAGGCAAAGCGGCCCTTGACGCAGCTGTGGCCGCGGTTCGCCTTGCCGTCCTTGTAGGGCACCATGCGCACCAGCTCGTCGCCGCGCATCTCCGCCTTGAACGAGCAGCCGACGCCGCAATAGGCGCAGGTCGTGACCACCGAATGCTCCGGCTGGCCGATCTCGATCACCGACTTTTCCTGCAAGGTCGCCGTCGGGCAGGCCTGGACGCAGGCACCGCACGAGACGCATTCGGAGGACAGGAAGTCCTCGTGCATGCCCGGCGAGACGCGGCTGTCGAAGCCGCGTCCCTCGATGGTCAGCGCGAAGGTGCCCTGCACTTCCTCGCAGGCCCTGACGCAGCGCGAGCAGACGATGCACTTGGACGGATCGTAGGTGAAATACGGGTTGGTCTCGTCCTTCGGCATCCAGCGGGCGTTGACCTCGCCCAGCCCATCGCGCGCCTTGACGTGGTTGTCGCCCTCATGGCCGTAGCGCACGTCGCGCAGACCGACGACGCCGGCCATGTCCTGCAGCTCGCAGTCGCCATTGGCCGCACAGGTCAGGCAGTCGAGCGGATGGTCGGAGATATAGAGCTCCATCACCCCGCGGCGCAGCTGCTTCAGCCGGCCGGTCTGGGTGCGCACCACCATGCCCGGTTCCACCGGCGTGGTGCACGAGGCCGGCGTGCCGCGCCGCCCCTCGATCTCCACCAGGCAGAGCCGGCAGGAGCCGAAGGCATCGACCATGTCGGTGGCGCAGAGCTTGGGGATCTGGATGCCGGTCTCCATCGAGGCCCGCATCACGGAGGTGCCTTCCGGCACGGTGACCTCGAAGCCGTCGATGGTCAGCGTGACCGTCTTTTCCGACGTCGAGGCCGGTGTGCCGTAGTCGGTTTCCTTGATCAGGGTCATCGGTCTACTCCGCCGCTTCGGCCATCGGCCGGGGGGTGAAATCCTGAGGGAAATGGGTGAGCGCGCTGAGGACCGGATAGGGCGTGAAGCCGCCGAGCGCGCAGAGCGAGCCGGCCTTCATCGTGTCGCAAAGGTCCTTCAGCAGGTCCACCTGCTCGCCGGAGCGCTCGCCACCGGCGATCTTGTCCAACGTCTCGACGCCGCGCACGGCGCCGATCCGGCAGGGCGTGCACTTGCCGCAACTCTCGATCGCGCAGAACTCCATGGCGAAGCGCGCCTGCTTCAGCATGTCGACCGTGTCGTCGAAAACGACGACACCGGCATGGCCGATCAACCCGTCCTGTGCCGCGAAGGCCTCGTAGTCGAACGGCGTGTCGAACAGCGCGGGCGGGAAATAGGCCCCGAGCGGGCCGCCGACCTGCACCGCGCGCACCGGACGGCCGTTCGCCGTGCCGCCGCCGATCTCGTTGACCAGGATACCGAGCGTCACGCCGAAGGCGGTCTCGTAGAGCCCGCCGTGGCGGATGTTGCCGGCAAGCTGGATCGGCATTGTACCACGCGAGCGGCCGACGCCGAAATCGCGGTAGAAGGCGGCGCCCCGGTCCATGATCACCGGCACGGAGGCCAGCGAGAGCACGTTGTTGACCACCGTCGGCCGGCCGAACAGGCCCTGCAGCGCCGGCAGCGGCGGCTTGGCCCGCACGACCCCGCGCTTGCCCTCCAAACTGTTGAGCAGCGAGGTCTCCTCGCCGCAGACATAGGCGCCGGCGCCGACGCGCACCTCCATGTCGAAGGCGTGGCGCGAGCCCAGCACCGAGGCGCCGAGAATGCCCTCCCGGCGGGCGATCTCGATCGCCTCGCTCATGATGGCGATGGCATGCGGATATTCGGAGCGGGTGTAGATGTAGCCCTTGGTCGCTCCGGTCGCGATGCCGGCAATCGCCATGCCCTCGATGAGCACGAAGGGGTCGCCCTCCATGATCATCCGGTCGGCGAAGGTGCCGCTGTCGCCCTCGTCCGCGTTGCAGACGATATACTTGCGGTCGGCCTCTGCCCTGAGGACCGTGTTCCACTTGATGCCGGTGGGAAAGCCGGCGCCGCCGCGGCCGCGCAAACCGCTCTCGGTCACTTGAGCCACGATCTCCGCCGGCTCCATGGCAACCGCGTTCTGCAGCCCGCGCAGGCCCTTGTAGTGGCGATAGTCCTCAAGCGAGAGCGGGTCGGTGACGCCAACGCGGGCGAAGGTCAGCCGGGTCTGGCCCTTGAGGAAGGGGATTTCCTTCGTCTCGCCGTGGAACAGCGGATGGGCGCCGCCATCCCCCAAACCGGCGTCCAGGAACCCCGCCTCGAACAGGCCGGGCACGTCCTTTTCCGCGACCGGGCCATAGGCGAACCGGCCATGGGCGGTGCGCACCTCGACGAGCGGCTCCAGCCAGTGCATGCCGCGCGAGCCGTTGCGAACGATCCTGGCCTCAAGGCCGCGGGCGGAGAGTTCGCGCGCGATCGCCCTGGCAACGCGGTCGGCACCGACGGCAAGCGCCGCGGAGTCCCTGGGAACGAAGATCACCGGGGTCATCGGCCTGTCTCCTTCACCAGCTCGCTCATCGCGGTCTCGTCCAGCCGTCCGTGCAGCTCGCCGTCGAGCATCGCCGCCGGGGCGCAGGAACACAGGCCGAGGCAGTAGACCGGCTCCAGCGTGACCCGCCCGTCCGGCGTCGTCTCGTGCCAGTCGATGCCGAGCGCGGCGCGCACCCCGTCGGCGAGCGCATCGCCGCCCATCGACTGGCAGGCCTCGGCCCGGCAGATCTTCAGCACATGGCGGCCCGCCGGCTCCTTGCGGAAGTCGTGATAGAAGCTCGCGACGCCGTGGACCTCGGCCCGGCTCAGATTGAGCGCCTCGGCGATGGTGCGCAGCGCCTCTTCCGGCACGCAGCCGAACTCCTTCTGCACCTCGTGCAGGATCGGCAGCAGCGGCCCCTCGAGCTGCGCAAGGTCCTCCACGACGGCCTGCGTCCGTTCCGCGACCTGTCGTGACGACAATTGCAATGACATGCGTTTTCTCCCTCGCCTCGCCCGCTTTCCGGAAAGTCCGAAATGCACGGAGAAACATCAACATCACTGTTCCGTTGTGCGATTGCACATCCCTATAGATGAGCAATCGACTCCACTTTACGCCCCCCCTCGGCCGGCTGCGTCGGGACGCAAGGGCTCAGCCGCGCCGGATGAGCGGCGCGCGGGGCGGACCACGGAAACGGTGGGTCGGAACCCGGGACGCCGAAGCGTCCCGGGCCTGGGTCTGTGCCTGGGATCGGGCCCTGGGGGATCGCCTCAGGCCTTGGCCGGCTGCGCGCCCTCGGGGCTTGCACCCTTCGCGCCTGCTCCCGCGGCACTCTCCATGTGATGCCTGGCATCGACCGGCCGCACCAGGGCATTGGCCACCAGCGCGATCACCAGCAGGGCCGCCATGGCATACATGGTGGTGTTGTAGAGGCTCGGCGTCGGATCGACCGTGCCGGCTGGCGCGATCTCCATCAGCTGGGCCACCGTCACCGTCTTCGCCGCCACCAACTGGTCGAGCTGCTCGACGCCCGCGCCGAACTTCTGGACGAAGGCCTGCGGGTCCACCTTGGACGCAAGGTCCCGGATGGCGCTGTTGAGCGACATGTTGCGCAGCTCGGTGATGGCGAGCGGCCCCAGGACACCGGCGGTGCTCCAGGCGGTCAGCAGGCGTCCGTGGATGCCGCCGACATACTTGGTGCCGAAGATATCGGCGAGATACGCCGGGATCGTCGCGAAACCGCCGCCATACATCGTGAAGATGATCATGGTGGCGCCGTAGAACATCACCAGCCAGGTCACCGCCGGATCGACGCTCACCTGTGCCGCCGCGAAGGGGATCGACAGGTACAGCAAGGTGCCGAGCACGAAGAAGCAGTGATAGGTGTTCTTGCGCCCGATATAGTCAGACGTGGAGGCCCAGAAGAACCGGCCGACCATGTTGAACACCGAGATCATGAACACGTAAGTCGCCGCGAAGGCGGAGTTCACGATCAGCGGCAAGGTGGTGCCGAAGATCTCCGACATCATCGTCTTGGCGACGCCGATCACGCCGATGCCGGCGGTCACGTTGAAGCACAGCACGATCCACAACAGGTAGAACTGCGGCGTCTTCAGCGCCTGGTCGATATGGACGTTGTTCTGGGTGATCATCTTACGCGAGGCCGCATCCGCCGTCGGCGGCGTCCAGCCGGCCGGGCGCCAGCCCTCGCGCGGCACGCGGTACGAGAAGGCCGCGATGATCATCACGACGAAATAGGCGATGCCCAATGTGAAGAAGGTGCCGGCAGCGCCCGTGTTGCCGGTGCCCACCACATAGATGCCTTCCTGCAGGGCGACGGGTGCGGCCGCCACCTGCTTGGCACCGGCGAGCACCACCTCGACCATCTGGCCGTTGACCTCGGCAAGCCGGCGACCGCCCTCGGTGACGAGATCGATGGAACCGAGCGGACCGAGATAGTCCGGCGCCTTGTAGAACACGCCGAGCAACCACTCCTTGATCGGCGTCGCGATCATCGCACCGCCGCCGAAACCCATGATCGCCATGCCCGTCGCCATGCCGCGGCGGTCCGGGAACCAGCGGATGAGGGTCGACACCGGCGAGACATAGCCAAGGCCGAGGCCGCAGCCGCCGAGCACGCCGTAGCCCAGATAGAGCAGCCACAGCTGGTGCGTCATGATGCCGAAGCCGCCGATCAGGAAGCCGCCGCCCCAACACAGCGCCGCCACCACGCCGACCATGCGCGGGCCGACCTCTTCCAGCCACTTGCCCGCAAAGGCCGCCGACAGGCCGAGAAAGACGATGGCGACGGAGAAGATCCACACGACCGACGACAGGCTCCAGTCGCCGGGCGCTGCGGCCACGACGCCGAACTGCTTGATCAGCGGCGGATTGAAGATGCTCCATGCATAGACGGAGCCGATACACAGGTGGATGGCAATGGACGCCGGCGGAACCTTCCAGCGGTTGAAGCCGTCCTCTGCGACGATGTGTTCCTTTTTCAGCCAGTCAAACATGCACCTGTTCTCCTCCCGTGCACGGTTGTCGAGGCAGTTCCGGATCGCATGCCGCGCCGTTGACCGGATCGTCGGCAGCCCCCGGCCGGCCCCTGTCCGGGACCGGATGCCTGCTGCCTGCTCCCCCGCGCCCTGCAAGGCCTCCCGCCCTGCAGCACCGCGGCAGACCGGCCCACACGGACGGCCTGCGTCCAGACAGCACACTCCCCCATGCAAGTTCGGCGCCAGTTTGAATGATCGATATTTTTCAATAACTTGACAGAAATAGCCGGCGCAGTGCGGACATTTTGTCCAGGTCCGCCCGCCTGTCCCGCCACCGGGGACTGGACATTTTGTCCGAAGCGTCAGGCGTCGCCGGCGCTCGGCTCCTCGGGCAGCCAGATGGTGAAGACGGTGCCCGCGCCCGGTGCGCTGCGCACCCGGATCTCGCCGCCCTGGCGGCTGACCAGCGTCTGGGTGATCGACAGGCCGAGGCCCGTCCCCTGCCGGCTCTTGGTCGTGTAGAACGGATCGAAGACGCGGGAGAGCACCTCCGCGCTCATGCCCACGCCCGTGTCGGCGACCTCGACCGTCACGCCCGGTACGTCGCCGCGCTGCGTGTCGGCGGTGGCCAGAGACAGCCGCCCGCCCAGCGGCATCGCATGGATGGCGTTGACGATCAGGTTGATCAGCACCTGCTGCAATTCGGTCCGGTTCATCAGGATGGCGCGGGTCGCCCGCATCTCGCGCACCACCTCGATCTCGGTGCGGCGCAGGAGATGGCGCACCAGCGGCAGGCAGTCGGAAATCACCTCGTCGGGCGCATGCCGGTCGGCATAGCCGGCATATTCGTCGGGCTTGGCGAACTGCAGCAGCTTCATGACGATCTGGTTGATCCGGTGGACCTGCTCGTCGATCAGCCGGATCTCCGTCCCGGCGACCTTCGCGTGCTCGCCGAGCAACATGCGCAAGACCTCCAGATTGCCCTGGATGACGGCGATGGGATTGTTGATCTCATGCGCGACGCCGGCCGTGATCTCGCCGATGGCGGCGAGCTTTTCCGACATGATCAGCTGCTTCGTGGTCTCCTCCAGCTGCCGGTTGGCCAGCATCAGATCGCGCGTGCGCTCCTCGACCCGGGCATTCAACTCC belongs to Stappia indica and includes:
- a CDS encoding alpha/beta fold hydrolase: MVPGTHLTGEPLAALDAAFPRTQGADGALSFRRAASPSGRPVLLLPGASGTSEFFCLAAPLLAAGGVDPVLVDYPGTLAPRELARRTERLALALGLAAPVALGCSYSAWWLQHAATDGPFDALILCNGFVEAEDLKPHPLFDHAAIAATPAETLREEWRERAASAPPAMLSELLLQAMSGWLAAEDLKGRLLEVTSSLPVPLRERFAGPVTVVDCHDDPIVGERARALFRDSWPEAVHREISGGHYPYVNAPEEFARTVLAAI
- the fdhD gene encoding formate dehydrogenase accessory sulfurtransferase FdhD; translated protein: MVTHRPASGTAYRNGRFSASTRELAEEVAVAISYNGTSHAVLMATPADLEDLAYGFSLTEGLVASVAEVEEVAAVDCGRGLDLQVSLAGDASARLGERRRSMAGPVGCGLCGIESLEAAMREIAPVAAGVRLAPAEVSRAVAAMAKMQALNLRTRAVHAAGFYQSEHGLVLVREDVGRHNALDKLIGAAARAGIDMATGAIVLTSRLSIELVQKTAVAGCGILVAVSAPTALAVDEAEAAGITLAAVARGDEFELFTHPQRIIGGSLKDVA
- the dctP gene encoding TRAP transporter substrate-binding protein DctP — translated: MKLGTWIKGFHGSVCGAALLLAGTIGAQADSFLLRMGGGHTTGLTYIATYDTFFADEVQKRVKERTGHDIRFIKAWGGSVAKVDGAVEAVQRGTLDIGLSPIGFEQSRAALLNYSAMVPFTTSDPVLQGRVASRMLAEVPSLQESMEPYNAHILSMMVTEAYGLATSFDWTAIDELKGRRIAMAGTNAPLFVPIGAVPVNLGIGEHYQAMQTGLAEGSLFFISGMEAFQLKEVSSTFTRTGFGSLATFVSFMNKDTRERLPEDVVAIIDEVAAEAAVIVAERSAERDRQLAEKLAAEGITVRDLSDEQRARWARAVTDIPVTSIAGLEDRGYPTAEVLRTYIRILGEEGYTFPTDYQF
- a CDS encoding TRAP transporter small permease encodes the protein MERFINRAASLLADLGSLVVYLCAGLIVYDVCARLAFGRPFAGTADLVAIALVLVTFLQAMKALLQDRLLQMTLLLEKLPGAVLTLAMTLANLVGAALFLCLAAISVEPIEQAYRTHEFFGTDAFRVTAWPVRLAVALLWCMLAVAFLSKARSSFGRSAR
- a CDS encoding formate dehydrogenase subunit delta; amino-acid sequence: MSPDKLTYMANQIAGFFRTRPHDEAVAGIADHISKFWEPRMRNQLFAMLAENGSGFDPLVVEAAPAIRKPKQAA
- a CDS encoding LysR family transcriptional regulator — its product is MAGPDYSLKDLRALDALLRDRHVSQAANRLGMSQPAMSMTLKRLRAVFDDPLLIRQGNKHVLTDVARGLHERVQILIREMEGLVDDSGGFDPLRSRRTFTLILTDYIDAILIPSLQQRFRDLAPEVRLRIVGPDPFRLARVFGEGSVDLTVSYFPDAPGDLISRRMFSDRMVCLARHGNPAISGELTLARFCNLDHVAIEPAEATMYRAVLDESLAKLNLVRRVAISKPDFVGVPFLLERSDLVATMPERLARLFTAKFDLVTFSPPMDLPPLDIQMMWHKSTHLSPAHVWLRDQVIQVCRQQSPGTDGD
- a CDS encoding cupin domain-containing protein, whose amino-acid sequence is MALKTIRVTREEMRKRVALFSELKGFDGGLPDSDHPECKRTLYNVVGFQPPEGADVATTSPVGAQAAENASIKISEGFNLGYCHAKPGKGPMMHNHDTNETFIPMTGRWRCSWEVDGQVEAFELGPHDVISFPPGVQRRFENITFDEPDKEHLLMFVIGGNQPKAEFSPGAMDELRERGLLES
- a CDS encoding YaiI/YqxD family protein, yielding MTTIYVDADACPVKDEVERVASRLDVPVVLVCNGGLRPPSNRLISLKIVAEGPDEADKWIAEHCGPGDVVVTADLPLADRCVKAGAHVLQHDGQILDTANIGGRLATRDLMQDIRAADPFHQGGGRAFSRSDRSRFLQSLDRLARRALNGA